From a single Brassica oleracea var. oleracea cultivar TO1000 chromosome C5, BOL, whole genome shotgun sequence genomic region:
- the LOC106344142 gene encoding uncharacterized protein LOC106344142 has protein sequence MIFAESSHQRISFAGDLGQSDKALTIEQQPSGLVRRDTTLLDSDFEFHTSRSFDSSPADEIFADGMILPFQATSSMLKRRYKYELPPIVSSIPPPPPPPLPLPSPQQSRKYCQKETPVVETSSKSFWSFSRSSSLNCDIKKSLICSFPRLTRSISTGSVMNSKRAMLRDVDKHSSLRHGGAPRPQPDPSSCPPSSCCSSYQFRPQKQSGKNSCSSRGGSFRITPVIGGPSPSGLGSILRLSKDKKTKNTK, from the coding sequence ATGATCTTTGCGGAGTCAAGTCACCAGCGGATATCGTTCGCGGGCGATCTCGGCCAATCAGATAAAGCACTTACGATTGAACAACAACCATCAGGGCTGGTTCGAAGAGACACAACACTTTTAGATTCAGATTTCGAGTTCCACACTTCAAGAAGCTTTGATTCCTCACCAGCTGATGAGATCTTCGCTGATGGGATGATCCTTCCTTTCCAAGCAACATCCTCCATGCTAAAACGTCGTTACAAGTACGAGCTCCCTCCTATCGTCTCCTCTATTCCTCCTCCTCCTCCTCCTCCTCTGCCATTGCCATCACCGCAACAGTCGAGAAAATACTGCCAGAAGGAGACTCCAGTGGTAGAAACATCATCAAAGTCGTTTTGGAGCTTCAGTAGAAGCTCGAGCCTTAACTGCGATATAAAGAAGAGTCTGATCTGTTCCTTTCCTCGTTTGACAAGAAGCATTTCCACAGGATCAGTGATGAATTCTAAGAGAGCAATGCTTAGGGACGTTGACAAGCATAGCTCGCTGAGACATGGAGGAGCCCCACGTCCACAGCCAGATCCTTCATCTTGTCCTCCCTCTTCCTGCTGCAGCTCGTATCAGTTCAGGCCACAAAAGCAATCCGGAAAGAACAGCTGCAGCAGCAGAGGAGGAAGCTTTCGGATTACTCCAGTGATAGGTGGTCCATCTCCGTCTGGATTAGGATCTATCTTACGACTTTCGAAAGATAAGAAGACCAAGAACACTAAGTAG